One region of Halomonas huangheensis genomic DNA includes:
- the aceK gene encoding bifunctional isocitrate dehydrogenase kinase/phosphatase produces MTLSPAYRLAATILHGFDEYRSRFKQITLDARRRFQDAAWREAQQASAERIDLYQQKVDETLARVRRTFEHDILTHCECWREAKHHYSQLIDQRLDYELAETYFNSMFCSIFHHRHIRDDWMFVYSSRAGAPHHSGIELCRHHPVEGDWAQAIRAALSGADFEVPFVDIERCSDLAQQFLEANLPASLCDGENVEVELLKSVFYRNKGAYLVGRIVNGEEQVPLVLPILHEDDRGLRLDTVVIEPDEVSIIFSFTRVYFQVDATVPGEFVNYLQVLMPDKPISELYAAIGFFKHGKSEFFRALNHQIARREDKFIIAPGVRGMVMAVFMLPSHRTVFKIIKDRFDPSKDMSRDNVRDKYSLVKRHDRVGRMADTQEFSYLVSRRDHFDPDCLEELLRVAPSTVYLKDDKVIIKHCYTERMMTPLNLYIEQCDEDEMRAVLKDYGNAIKQMAAANIFPGDMLLKNFGVTRHGRVIFYDYDEVCYLTECNFRHIPEPLYPEQELADEPWYSVGPNDIFPEEFGPFLFADVRLRKLFYELHSELFDADYWKGLQQAINHGQVIDVYPYRNKQRFSREPGGLTW; encoded by the coding sequence ATGACTCTGTCCCCTGCCTATCGTCTTGCCGCCACCATCCTGCATGGTTTTGATGAGTATCGTTCGCGCTTCAAGCAGATCACCCTCGATGCCCGACGGCGCTTTCAAGATGCCGCCTGGCGTGAAGCCCAGCAGGCATCCGCCGAGCGGATCGATCTCTATCAACAGAAGGTCGATGAGACTCTGGCCCGTGTGCGACGAACTTTCGAGCACGACATCCTGACGCACTGCGAGTGCTGGCGCGAAGCCAAACATCACTATTCACAGTTGATCGATCAGCGTCTCGACTATGAGCTTGCCGAGACCTATTTCAATTCGATGTTCTGCTCGATCTTCCATCACCGCCATATTCGTGATGATTGGATGTTCGTCTATTCCTCGCGCGCTGGCGCGCCACATCATTCCGGTATCGAGCTGTGTCGTCATCATCCGGTGGAAGGTGATTGGGCGCAGGCGATTCGTGCTGCCCTGAGCGGTGCGGATTTCGAGGTGCCTTTCGTCGATATCGAACGCTGCAGCGACCTGGCGCAGCAGTTCCTCGAAGCGAACCTGCCGGCCAGCCTGTGTGATGGCGAGAATGTCGAGGTCGAGCTGCTCAAGAGCGTCTTCTATCGCAACAAGGGCGCCTATCTTGTGGGAAGGATCGTCAATGGAGAGGAGCAGGTGCCGCTGGTGTTGCCTATCCTCCACGAGGACGACAGAGGGCTACGTCTGGACACTGTGGTTATCGAGCCCGATGAGGTATCGATCATCTTCTCGTTCACCAGGGTCTATTTCCAGGTGGATGCCACCGTGCCGGGGGAGTTCGTCAATTATCTACAGGTGCTGATGCCGGACAAGCCGATCAGCGAGCTGTATGCCGCGATTGGCTTCTTCAAACATGGCAAGAGTGAGTTCTTCCGTGCGCTCAATCATCAGATTGCGCGCCGCGAGGACAAATTCATCATTGCCCCCGGGGTGCGGGGCATGGTGATGGCGGTGTTCATGCTGCCGTCGCACCGTACGGTGTTCAAGATCATCAAGGATCGCTTCGATCCGAGCAAGGATATGAGCCGCGACAACGTGCGTGACAAGTACAGTCTGGTCAAGCGTCACGACCGGGTCGGACGGATGGCCGATACCCAGGAGTTTTCCTACCTGGTGTCGCGGCGTGATCACTTCGACCCGGACTGTCTTGAGGAGCTGCTGCGAGTGGCGCCTTCCACGGTCTATCTCAAGGACGACAAGGTCATCATCAAACACTGCTATACCGAACGCATGATGACGCCGCTCAACCTGTATATCGAGCAATGTGACGAAGATGAAATGCGAGCCGTACTCAAGGATTACGGTAACGCCATCAAACAGATGGCGGCCGCCAATATCTTTCCGGGTGACATGTTGCTGAAGAACTTCGGTGTCACTCGGCATGGACGGGTGATCTTCTACGACTATGACGAGGTCTGCTATCTGACCGAGTGCAACTTCCGCCATATTCCCGAGCCGCTGTATCCGGAGCAGGAGCTGGCCGATGAACCCTGGTACTCGGTGGGCCCCAATGATATTTTCCCCGAGGAGTTTGGCCCCTTCCTGTTTGCGGACGTGCGCTTGCGCAAGTTGTTCTACGAACTGCATTCCGAGCTGTTCGACGCCGATTACTGGAAGGGACTGCAACAGGCCATCAACCATGGCCAGGTAATTGATGTCTACCCGTATCGTAACAAGCAGCGCTTTTCCCGGGAGCCCGGTGGTCTGACCTGGTGA